AATCCCCCATCAGAAATGGAATTGTCCGTAACATTAACTATTCCCATTAAAAAGGTCGTAGGAGAAAAGCTATTAAGAATAATCTCTTGAGGACAAGGTCGACAATGGGCGATTTCCCCAAACGTTTTTAAATGAAATTCAGAATCCGGTTGATGGAGTTTTCTTGTAGGGCATAACGACGCGACAAGAGAAAGTAAAAACGGTCTTTCTAAAATCCTATTGTGAGGTATCGTGATGTCATCTTGTTGGTAATTTTCATCACCATATAACAGAATATCTATATCCAGAATCCTAGGAGACCAAGGCAAGGCATGAGAATCTCTACCTAGCTGACATTCTATCTGTTTTATCCCTAACAATAACTGTTTGGGAGATAGTGCCGTCCGGCCAATAAGTACGGAATTAAAAAAAGGCAAGTCCCATTCTTTTGGTGAGTTAGGCAACAATAAAGCCTTTGTCTCTAAAATGATGGAACTTTGTAAATCTTCTATCCCCAACTCTTTTAAAAGAGAGAACGCTCTACGAAAATTTTCGAAACGGTTGCCTAAATTGGAACCTAGAGACAAACAAATAAACTGTTTGGTTATCATAGTGAAATTTCCTTACTTATCTTAAAACAAATGGGCTGCAGCAAGTTAGGAACAGGAGGGCGTTCTTTACGCACTTCTAAATCTATTTTAGAAACCCTGTCTTTTAACTTTGCTTCTAAAGCATCCATTAAAATCTTAGATAAGTGCTCGACTAAAGCACAAGGCTTACTCGAGGCCACTTCTTCTATTAAAGAAGTGATTTCAACATAACAACACGCATCCTCAAGATCATCTGAAACACAAACAGAGGGCTCTTGAAAGAAAGAAAGGATGATAGAAACTAAAATGGGCTGCTTGAAATGCCGTTCCTCTGGAGAACATCCAAGACGCGCCCATACACGAAAATCTGGAATAATTAGCTGATACGATTCTGCGGTAACACCTAAAAGTTATACAATGATTCGAGTTATTTTCCCTTGATGTTCTTTGCTTTACCCGAGACTTTTTCTTCTTCTAAAAGATCGAGGAAAGCTCGCAATTGTTTTGAACGAATCGGGTGACGCATTTTTCTTAAAGCCTTAGCTTCAATCTGACGAATACGCTCTCGAGTCACATTAAACGCTGAACCCACCTCTTCTAGTGTTTTAGGCTTGCCATCCAAAAGACCAAAACGATGAATCAAAACAAAACGTTCACGATCCGTAAGGGTTTTTAACACCTCTTTCATTTTATCTTTAAGCATAGAATAGCCTGTAGCCTCTGCTGGAGACTCCACACCTGTATCTTCTAAAAAGTCGCCAAAGGAGCTTTCGCCTCCCTCACCAACCTCTGCTTGTAAAGAAATTGGATGCTGAGCAATTTTATAAATTTCCCGCACCCGATCAGGGGTTAATCCTAACTCCTCGGCCAATTCCTCTGGTGTAGGTTCTTTCCCGGTTTCCATCATTAATTTCTTAGCACCACGAAGAACTTTGTTTATAGTTTCAATCATGTGCACAGGAATACGGATGGTCCGTGCCTGATCTGCAATAGCACGTGTAACAGCTTGACGAATCCACCATGTGGCATAAGTAGAAAATTTATATCCTCTGCGATATTCAAATTTTTCTACAGCCTTCATCAAGCCCATATTCCCCTCTTGAATCAAATCTAAGAAGGAAAGGCCGCGGTTTGTATATTTTTTAGCTATGGAAATCACTAAACGCAGGTTAGACTCGACCATTTCTTTTTTCGCTTCCTGGCTCTTATCCATCCAACGTTGCAGCATACGCACGTCTTTTTTGAACTCTTCCAGGGTTCTTCCTGCTGCGACTTCTCGCTTATATAATCTACGCTTAGCAGCGTCGAGTTTTGCTGCTGCAAACTTATTTCTTTCTGCTCGAACTTTCAAATCATTGATTTGCTGTTCCAATTGTAAGAAAGAATCGTATGCTTTAAAGACAACCTCACCGAAATCTTCGGTCACATTGTGACGACAATGGAAACAACGCAGATAAGCTTGAGTACGAATACGACACTTCTCTAAATCTTCGTTTAATTTCGCAGTCTCTTCTTTCGATAAATTATTTTGTTTTAAAGCTAACAGCAAAGACTCTAGATACGCATCTTCTTCCTTAAGCAAACTGATCAACTTAGGCAGCAGCTTTAAAAAATGCGCTTTGTCTTCGACTTCTTTTTCTGAAATAATCTTATCAAAGCGTTCTTTTCCATTGATGAGATATTGTGCTATAGAAATCGCTTCTTTTGAAGAATAACGAAAACGTAAAATAATCCGTTCAATCTGCACTTGAGCTTTTTCTATTCTTTTAGAAATTTCTACCTCTTCCTCTCTAGTTAACAGAGGAACAGTACCCATTTCTTTTAAATACATACGTACAGGGTCATCAGGAGTCCCCTCTGTACGCTTGGCTAAGCCTTCTAGCTCTTTGGCTTCTTTTTTTCTTTCCTTTTGTCGTTCTACATCGGCTTGGTTCAGGACTTGAATATCCATTCCCGTAAGGAAAATCAGCACCTGATCGATTTGTTCAGGCGTATCGAAAGACATGGGAAGGATCTCATTGATCTCCTCGTAAGTAATAAAGCCCTGATCCTTAGCCAGAGAAACAAGTTCTTCTAACTTTTTCTGAGCTTCTTCTTCATGAGCCGCTTCCATAGCCTGGCCATTTTGTGTATTCATGAGCATGTAATTATTGGGTTGCAACAAAATAATAGGGCCCTAGCCTTTGGGTAACAGTTTAGCCAAAGAAAGATAGGAAATCTAGGGATTTTTAATCAGCATGGTCGATGATAGGTCTATCCACGAAGAGCATCTATACGCACCGGATAAAGAACACCCAAAACATGATTGTGTAACGGGCCTTTATTTAAAATAGTTAAACAATAGTAAAAAGGAATTTGACCATGGTTTTTTGTCTTGATGATTATTTTTCCTGATCGCTCTTGCCGATCATAAAGACGAAGATCGGCCTTCCATTGAGGTAAACCGGAAATCACTACGTCCTTATCCATTTTCAAAAAATCTTCTACCCCGTATCCCATCCAAGTTTTAAATAAAGAGTTGGCGAACACGGCTCTTTGTGATTGCGGAGCATACACAAAAAGCATGCCAAGATTTTCTTCTCTAAGATTATCAAATAACTGACGACATTCCAAGGAGTAGTTATACACAGAAGATTCGGATCGTATATAACGCGAAGCTGTTAGGGAAGATGCCGCTTCTATATTTTCCATTTTAAAAGCGATTTTTTTTAACTCCGAAAGAAGTTGTTTGGGCAATTCTTGCGAAGTCGCTATAGCGTGTCTGGGAAGATTTTCTACTATATTCGATTCCAGCTGAAGCAAGTTGCGAATTTCACACATTAAATCCTGCACCTTGGATTCCAGCTTTCCAATATAGACTTGTCGCACATCCAACATGTTGTGCTGCTCTGTAAAAGTCGCCTGGTACTCTTCATTCAGTACTTGCTGATAAGCTAAAGCTTCAGCAAGTTCACGATTTAATTCCCGACTCTCTTCTTCCTTTTCACGGCATTCTTGAGATAAGGCATCTAATTGTAACTGCAGACATTGATTCTCTTCCCTTAAATGCGCGACTAACCCCTCTAAT
Above is a genomic segment from Chlamydia abortus containing:
- the folB gene encoding dihydroneopterin aldolase codes for the protein MIPDFRVWARLGCSPEERHFKQPILVSIILSFFQEPSVCVSDDLEDACCYVEITSLIEEVASSKPCALVEHLSKILMDALEAKLKDRVSKIDLEVRKERPPVPNLLQPICFKISKEISL
- a CDS encoding RNA polymerase sigma factor — encoded protein: MLMNTQNGQAMEAAHEEEAQKKLEELVSLAKDQGFITYEEINEILPMSFDTPEQIDQVLIFLTGMDIQVLNQADVERQKERKKEAKELEGLAKRTEGTPDDPVRMYLKEMGTVPLLTREEEVEISKRIEKAQVQIERIILRFRYSSKEAISIAQYLINGKERFDKIISEKEVEDKAHFLKLLPKLISLLKEEDAYLESLLLALKQNNLSKEETAKLNEDLEKCRIRTQAYLRCFHCRHNVTEDFGEVVFKAYDSFLQLEQQINDLKVRAERNKFAAAKLDAAKRRLYKREVAAGRTLEEFKKDVRMLQRWMDKSQEAKKEMVESNLRLVISIAKKYTNRGLSFLDLIQEGNMGLMKAVEKFEYRRGYKFSTYATWWIRQAVTRAIADQARTIRIPVHMIETINKVLRGAKKLMMETGKEPTPEELAEELGLTPDRVREIYKIAQHPISLQAEVGEGGESSFGDFLEDTGVESPAEATGYSMLKDKMKEVLKTLTDRERFVLIHRFGLLDGKPKTLEEVGSAFNVTRERIRQIEAKALRKMRHPIRSKQLRAFLDLLEEEKVSGKAKNIKGK